The genomic DNA GTATGACACCCGAACCGGTGTACGACATGGTCATGTGAACGTCGCTCCCGGCGGGATCGACCCGCCCGAGCGAGCGTCGGGTCGGCTACTCGAGAACGGAGCGAAACCGTACCGACTCGGTGCGCGTGTCGAGGATCGCCACGGTCCGGTCCGCCTCGGACTTCGCCAGGAAGTGCGCACCGGGATTGAGCACCGTCGTCCGACCGTCCTCCGAGAGTTCCCGCTCGTGGTGGTGGCCGTAACAGACGAAATCGTACGTCTCGCCCGCAGCGATCGCCTCGACCTCGGCCCGACTCTCCCCGTGGAGGGCCGCGATCGAGAGGCCGTCGAACTCGAGGTCGGCGAACCGACCGTGGAGCCGACTCTCGCCGCCCAGCGAGTCGAACGCGGCCTGCAGGTTCGCCGCGTCGCCGTCGTTGTTCCCGAGGACCCCGTGGAGTTCGAACTCGTCGAAGGAGGGAACGATCAGCGGCGCGACGAAGTCCCCGCAGTGGACGACGATTTCGACACCCTCCTCCCGAAAGATCTCGGTCGCGCGCTCGGTCGCCTCGGCGTTGTCGTGCGTATCTGAAACGATGCCAATGTTCATACACGTTCCCGCGAGGGCGATCCACTAAGGCGTTCGGGGAACGCCGATTCGGGAGGACTGGGCGATCGAACGGCTACCGCTCGAGCGGCGATGGGACGCCCGCTCGCTCGAGCGCCCGTCGCCGCTCCCGCTCGGGCAACCGGAAGGGCTCGAGTTCGGCCTCGAGCGACCCCAGTTCCCCGCGCCGGTGCTGGTGTTCCGAGAGGAACTCGGTAATCCGATCGATGGCGATCTCCTTCAACTCGCCGCTGAGGAGCTCGCCCGATCGATAGTCGGCCGCGATGCGCTCGAGGGCGGCGTCGTCGGGTTCGAAGAAGTATCGGAGGTACTGGAAGGGAACGTCGACGGTCGGATCACCGCCGTTCTCGCGGTGATCCGCGAGGGTCGCCCGGCCACCGGTGTACGCGTGCGTTCGGATCGTCTCGGCGACCGTTTCGGGGTCCGCGGTGAGTTCGATCGACGGCGCGTCGCCGGAGGAACTCATCTTCCCCGGACCCTCGAGACTCGGGAGGAACCGACCGAGCAGTGCGCCCGGTTTTTCCACTGGAAGCGCCTCCCTCGCGGCGACGTCGCGACAGACGCGGACGTGCGGGTCCTGATCGACGGCGATGGGGACCAGCGTCGGCTGGCGGCCCGCAACGAGTTGCGGGAGCAGGAGGTGGGTCGCCTGCACGGCTGGATAAAACTGCAGACCGACGGTATCCTGATCGCCGTAAACGGCGTCGACCGTGGCCGGCGTGAGGTGCTTCGCGAGGCGAACCGCGATCGGGTAGATCACGTCCGCGTCGGCGGTGTCGACGACGATTTGCGTCCGGTCGGGATCGAAACCGACGGCGAGGATGTCCCGCAGGTTGTCCCGCGTGTGCTCGCCGATGGCGTCGAACGACTGGTCCTTCGCGAGGAACTTCTCGTCGTCGGAGAGTGGGAGATACACCGTCGCTCCCGTCACCCGCTGGAACCGCTTCGCGAGGTACAGCGGGAGGACGTGCCCCAGATGCATCGGTCCCGAGGGGCCGCGACCGGTGACGATCGCGTGCGGATCGCCGGCCGCAGCGGCCTCGAGATACCGGTCGACGTCACGTCCCGCGTAGAACGTTCGGCGACGGAGCAGCGGGTGGTCGGGGAAGCGAGCGATCTGCCCGTCGGTCAGCGGATCGGCCCCGAACCGCTCGAGGAGTTTCTCGTAGTCGATCTCCCCCTCGACGGCGGCGGGAGTGACGGTAAACTGGCCGGCGGACGGATTCGATTCGGTACGAGCGGTGCTGTCTGTGGGTTCGTTTGGCTCTGTCATTTGTGTTGGTCGGGTGCAGCGGCGAGGGGACGATTCGGACGAAAACGAGCGGAGGGAGCATCCGTCGCCGCAGTCGACGGGTTAGGCCGCGTCGCCCGCCGCGACGACACTGTCCGCTCTCGAGGGGGCTTTCCAGCGCCACTGCCAACCGAGAGCGGCCGTCACTATCGCGTTCTTTTCAACCGACGGTAAAGAAGATGTCGGCGGGCTGTCGCCGCGTCGAATCACTCCCGGGACGGATCCGGCTCCGGGCTCGTGACGAACTCGAGGAGGTCGTCCTCGGTCACCTCGAGCCCCTGCCGGGAGAAGAAGCCGGCGACGTTCCGGCAGTCCCGCTCCAGGAAACTGCGGCTGTTGGGGTGGTGCACCGTGACGGCCTGCCCGAGGTCGATGACCACCAGTTGTCCCTCGGTCTCGTCGAAGACGACGTTGTACTCGCTCAGATCGCCGTGGATCAGGCCCGCCGAGTAGAGCCGGCGCATGTACTCGCGCATGACCTCGTAGGCGGTCCGTGGGTTCTCGATCTGGACCTCGCCGAGTCGCTTCGCGCGGCCGTCCTCGGTGCCGATGTACTCCATGACCAGGACGTTGCGCTCGGTGGCGATCGGTTCGGGAACGCGGACGCCCGCCACCTTCGCCCGTCGGAGGTTCGCCAGTTCCTTCTTCGTCCACGCGAGGACGACGTCTTTCTTCTTCCCGCCCAGCCCCTCGAATCGAGGGTCGCCCTCGAGGTACTCGCGCATCTGCTGGAAGTTCGAGGCGTTGATCCGGTAGATCTTGACCGCGACCTCGCGGTCGTCGCCCAGCGCGTGATAGACGTTGGCCTCCTTGCCCGTCGAGAGCGGTCCCCCGAAGGCCTCGACGTGACCGTCCTGGACGAGCTTGTACAGCGCCGCGAAGGTCGCGTCGTCGAACACCGACTGCTCGACCTTGAACTGGTCGGCGTCCTTGATTCGCTCCTCGAACTGCTCGAACTCGCGGTCGCGCTTGCGGGCGATCCGGTCCGCTTCCGTATCCGAAACGTCGATCTCCTCCCACTCGTCACCCGGCGTCTCCGCTTCGTCGAGGTCGACCAGCCCGAACTCCGTTCCCTGTCCCATCTGTACGCGTCTACGGGTCGGGAGCGGGTAAATACTGGGTATCGTTCTCCCCTCGATCCACATCGACTCGGCCGGCGTCGCCCATCGCACCCGCTCGAGGGCGGCCCGCGCCACGCTTTTCTCGCTGTCCGTCGTAGCCGTGGCCATGAGTGGCTCGAACGAGTACCGGCACCAGGCGACGGTGGCGATCGACCGATGACCCGCTACGACGTGACCCTCGAGTGGACCGACGGCCCGACCCGCACGGTCGCCGTCGCCGAGGACGAGACGGTACTCGAGGCGGCCCAGCGGGCGGGCGTTCGGTTGCCGTACGACTGCCGAGAGGGAACCTGCATCACCTGCGTGGGCCGGCTCCTCGCGCTCGGGGACGGGAATGCCGAACCGGACGATAGTGGGACGGGGCAGCCGCCCGACGTCGCGGACGGATTTACGTACCGGCGACCGCCGCAGGCGCTGACGGACGAGGAGCGGGCGGACGGCTACGTCTTGCTGTGTATCGCCTCGCCGCGAGCCGACTGCCGTATCGAGGTCGGGCCGCGGGTACGCGCCGAGGTCGGCGACAGCCCGTGGGCGTAGCGTCCGTTCCTGCCACGGCACCCGGACCAGATTTATCTACGTGTTCGTCGTCGGGGTACCTATGAGTGATGCTAGCACAGGCAGCGACGCGGAACCGGACCACGACCACGAACACCACCACGAAGGACCCGGGTACGCGACGCCCCAGGCCGCCATCGAGGAGGGCGGACGAGAGAAACTGGCCTACGTGATGAGCCTCTACGTTGGCACGGACGTCGACGCGCCGGACTTCGTCGCGGTCGTCGACCTCGATCCGGAGTCGGACACCTACTGCGAAATCGTCGACCGCATCGAACTGCCGAATCGCGGGGACGAACTCCACCACTTCGGCTGGAACGCCTGCTCGTCGTCGTGTCACATGGAGGGACTCGAGCGCCGGCACTTGATCGTTCCCGGGCAGCGCTCCTCGCGAATCCACGTGATCGACGCGCAAGATCGGCGAAATCCCGAACTCGAGACGGTGATCGAACCCGAGGAGGTCTTCGAGTACGACCTCTCCGCCCCGCACACCGTCCACTGCATTCCGGACGGGGAGATCCTGATCAGCATGCTCGGCGACGCCGACGGCGAGCTGCCGGGCGGCTTCCTCGAGCTGAACGAAAACTTCGAGATCGAGGGGCGCTGGGAACCGCCGGGCGAGATCGAGATGAACTACGACTACTGGTACCAGCCCCGCCAGAACGTGATGGTCTCCAGCGAGTGGGCCGCCCCCAAGACGTACTATCCAGGGTTCGACCTCGAGGACGTCGAGGCTGGCAACTACGGCCGGAAACTGCACTTCTGGGACTGGGAGGACGGCACCGTCGAGCAGACGATCGACCTCGGCGAGGAGGGACTGATTCCGCTGGAGGTGCGATTCCTCCACACGCCCGAATCGACCCACGGCTTCGTCGGGGCCGCGCTCTCGTCGAACATATTCCACTTCTGGCACGACGAGAACGCGAACGGTGGACAGGGGGCGTACCGCGCCGAGAAAGTGATCGACTTCGAGAGCCGGGAGCACCCCGACTGGGATATGCCCGTTCCGGGCCTGACGACCGACATCCTGATCTCGATGGACGATCGGTACCTGTTCGGTTCGAACTGGCTCCACGGCGACCTCTGGATGTACGACATCTCGGACCCGGCGAACCCGCGACGGGCCGACTCGCTCTCGGTCGGCGGTACCTTCGGCGAGGTGCAGGAGGTCCAGGGCCGCGAACTGAACGCCGGGCCACAGATGATCCAGCTCTCCCTCGACGGCGAGCGCCTCTACTGGACCACCTCGCTGTTTTCCTCGTGGGACGAACAGTTCTACCCCGAGGAGGGCGAGCAGGGCTCGGTGATGCTGAAAGCCGACGTCGATCCTCGAGCGGGGACGCTCGAGCTCGACGAGGACTTCCTCGTCGACTGGGGGGAGTGCCCGGCGGGACCGGCCCGCGCCCACGAGATCCGATGGCCCGACGGCGACTGCACGAGCGACGTCTGGCAGTGAGCAGCAACCCAACCGGGGCCCGGTCGCGCACATGACGAGCCACGACGTGACCCTCGAGTGGCCCGACGGCCGGGCGCGAACGATCGCGGTTCGCGAGGACGAGACGGTCATCGAAGCGGCCGAACGGACCGATACCGCCCTTCCGTATGGCTGTCTGACCGGTGCCTGCGGAACCTGTACCGGGCGGCTGCTCTCGGCCGACGCGACCGAGCCGATGGACGGCGAGGCCGACGGGGCAGGCTCGGACGGAAAGCGCGGTGCGGGGGCGATCGCGGTCGACGCCGCCTTCGCGTATCGTCGTCGACCGAGAGCCCTGAAGGACCGCCACCGGAAGGACGGCTACGTGCTGCTGTGTATCGCCTCGCCGCGGACCGACTGTCGGGTCGCCGTGGGCTCGAGCGTCCACACCGAACTGGTGGAGAATCCGTGGAAGTGACGTCTCGAAGGGGGTCGAAACGGCTCCACGCGCCCGCGGTCAGTAAGGTTAACGGGGGCGAACGGCTATCCTCGGACAATGCCAGTCGCCGACGAGAACGCGGACGAGGACAACCCGTATCTGCGGGATCCGCCGACCGATTTCGAGCCGGTCGAGGAGCTTTCCGAGGCCGAAGCCGAACGGCGCGTCGAGCAGCTCCGGGCGGCCATCCGCGAGCACGACCGCCGGTACTACGTCGAGAGCGAGCCCGTCATCGCCGACCGGACCTACGACGCGCTCTTCGCCCGGCTGCGCGAACTCGAGGACGCCTTCGAGCTCACCCATCCCGACAGCCCGACGCGGGCCGTCGGCGGCGAGCCGATCGAGGAGTTCGAGACGGTCGAACACGTTGCGCCGATGCTCTCGATCGACCAGAGCGGCGAGGTCGAAGACGTCCGCGAGTTCGCGGACCGGGTGCAGCGAGAAGTCGGCGACGTTCGGTACGTCTGTGAGCCCAAATTCGACGGCGTCTCGATGGAGTTCGTCTACGAGGACGGACGCCTCGAGCGGGCCGTCACGCGCGGCGACGGCCGCGAGGGCGACGACGTCACCGCCAACGCCCGCACCATCGGCTCCGTGCCCCAGAGACTCCACGGCGACTCCCCCGACTTCCTCGCGGTCCGCGGCGAGGTCTACATGCCGAAAGACGCCTTTCAGAAGCACAACCGCGAACGGATCGAGCGCGGCGAGGAGCCGTTCGCCAACCCCCGGAACGCGACCGCGGGGACGATCCGCCAGCTCGACCCCGCCGTCGTCGCCGACCGCCCCCTCGACGTGTTCTTCTTCGACGTGCTCGAGGCCAGCGACCTCGAGGACAGCCACCGCGCGGAACTCGAGCGGTTCCCCGACTGGGGCCTCCGAGTGAACGACCGCGTCGAGGTCGTCGGCGAAAGCGCGGACTGGAGTTCCGCGGCCGAGTCGAGCGGCGACGAGTCGCGCGACCCGATCGACGGCGCGATCGACTACCGCGACCGGCTGCTCGAGGTCCGCGACGACCTGGACTACGAGATCGACGGTGTCGTGATCAAGGTCGACGACCGCGAGGCCCGGGAGGAACTCGGGCGGACGGCGCGCCACGATCGCTGGGCGTTCGCTTACAAGTTCCCGGCGCGCGCGGAGGTGACGCCCATCGTCGACGTCGCGGTTCAGGTCGGTCGGACGGGACGGCTGACGCCCGTCGCCCTGCTCGAGCCGGTCGACGTCGGCGGCGTCACCGTCTCGCGGGCGAGCCTGCACAATCCCGAGGAGATCGCCGCGAAGAACGTCAACGTCGGCGACACGGTCCGCGTCCAGCGCGCGGGCGACGTGATCCCCTACGTCGAGGAGGTCGTCGAGAAGAACAGCGAGGGCCACTACGACCTCCCCGACGCCTGCCCCGTCTGCGACAGCCCGGTCGAGCGCGACGGGCCGATGGCGTTCTGTACCGGCGGCCTCGGCTGCGACGCCCAACTCCGGCGGTCGATCGAGTACTACGCGGGCGACGACGGCCTCGATCTCGAGGGGCTCGGCGAGGAGAGCGTCCGTCAGCTCGTCGACGCCGACCTGCTCGCGTCCGTCGCGGACCTGTACGAACTCGACCGCGCGGATCTCACCGACCTCGAGGGGTGGGGCGAGACCAGCGCCGCGAACCTGCTCGCGGAGATCGAGGCCAGCCGCGAGCCGCCCCTCCCGGCGTTCCTCTCGGCGCTGGGCGTCCCCCACGTCGGCCCGACGACGGCCCGCGAACTCGCCCGCGAGTTCGGCACGTTCGAGGCGTTCCGCGAGGCCGCCGAAGCCGACCCCGAGCGACTCGAGGGCGTCGACGACGTCGGGGAAACGGTCGCCGAGACGATCCACGAGTTCTTCACCAGCGAGGCCAACGCCGAGGTGGTCGACGACGTCCTCGAACACGTCACCCCACAGCACGTCGAGATGGACACCGGCGACGAGCTCGAGGGACTCACGTTCGTCTTCACCGGGTCGCTCGAGGGGCTGACCAGAGGCGACGCGCAGGAACTCGTCGAGGCCCACGGTGCGAACGCGACGAGCAGCGTCTCGGGGAACACGGACTACCTCGTCGCCGGCGACGACCCGGGTGCGACGAAACGGGCGGACGCCGAGGACAACGACGTGCCGATCGTCGACGAGGACGCGTTCGACGCGTTGCTCGAGGAGCGCGGTATCGATTCGGACTGAGTATCGCCGTTCCGCCGACTCGAAAACCGAGCCGGAGCGGAGCCGGTCGATTACTTGATTCGAACGAGCCGCTCGTTCCAGCACTCCTGACAGGTCGTGCTGTTGCTCTCGTACGTACAGCCGCAGTTCGAGCAGCGATAGATCCGCTGTTCCGATTTCGTTCGATACAACCGTCCCAGGTACTTCTCGAGGAGCTTCACGTGGATCAGTAGCGTGCCAGCTACGGACTCGAGGAGTCAGCAATCAGGTATAAGCTTCGTGGCTAGTCTCGTTCAGATTACAGTACGGTCGGGGAGACGATCAGGATAATCGAACGGATAGTGACCGGAACCGACGCGACCTGACGGCCGACCGGGCGGTCGAACGAACGGGCGACTCGAGACGGCGACGGTCGGACTCACCCGCGACGAGCGAGAACTACGAAGATCGCGATCACGGCGACACCGACGCCGATAGCCGTCGGCACGAGCTGTCCCGACCCCCACTCCCAGCCGAAGACCTGCGTGCCAACGATCGCCACGAGGGCGACGGCCAGTCCGATCGCGGTGACGAGAGACGAATCTCGAGCGATGGAAAACGCCATACGGTACTGTCATATCCCCAACGTAATAACTGCTCGGGTGCGTTCCGGGTCGCGACTGACAGGCAGCCGTCGTTTCCTCCCGTCCCGCCACTGGCCTCGCGCCATGCCATCGTCGCTTCAAACGCCGTTACCGGTTCGCCGCCCACTCCTCGCGCGTAATGCTGTACCGGACGGAATCCCGCGGTTGCCCGTCGATAATGATATCGTTGCGAAGCCGCCCCTCTTTCCGCCCACCGAACCGATCGACGTATCGCTCGATGGCCCGCCGGGAGTTCTCGTTCGCCGGGTCGTGGGTGACCGTGACGACCTCGAGCTCGAGCCGGTCGAACGCGAGTTCCAGCAGCCGGCCGGCCCGCTCGCCCGAATAGCCGCGCCCCCAGAACGGCTTCCGGAACCAGACGCCCAGGATCGCCTGTCGACGGTCCCAGTGAGGATCCAGGCCAGCGAACCCGGCCAGCTCTCCCGCTCGGTCGCCGTCTTTCGGCCGGACGGCGTAGGTCGCCTTCTCGTTCGCCTCGAATCCGTCGCCGAACCGGTCGACCACGTCGAACGCCTCCTTCGGATGCTCGTAGGGGTCCCAGGTGACGTACTCCGTGATCTCGTCGATACCGGGCGCACCGGCGCGGACGTGCTCGTACAGTTCGAACGGATCGAAGTCGTCGGGATGGACGCGCTCGTACCGGAGCCGTTCGCTCTCCATCTCGACGGGAAAGAGTGACATACCACGGCATTCGTGTAAGGGAAAATGTATGCATTGGTCGAAGCGCGACGACGGCAGCGACCGTCGGCGGCGAACGCGAGATCCGCGAGCGCGTCTCGAGTCGGTTCCGGCCCGCTCGGATCAGCGGTCGGCGGGCAACCGGTCCGCGATCTCCCGCAACGCCGCCAGTCCCTGCACCTCACCGTCCCGCTCGGGGAGGGTCACGATCTCGCGGTCCGGAAACGTGTCGCGAATCTCCGCGACCCGCGTTACGTGGCGCTCGTGTCGTGACAGACAGCGCGGGCAGTCGTCCTCGGGGTCCTCGAAGACCCGATTGACGACGAGGCGATCGACCCGCACGTCGGCCTCGCGGAGCCGGTCGACGAGGCGTTCGGACTCGGCGATCGCCATTCCCTCGGGGAGCAACACGACGCGAAACGCCGTGCGCTCGGGGTCGGTCAGCAGGTCGCGAGCGCGCTCGAGGCGCGCTCGAAACGCGGCGAGGCTCTCGTCCTCGTCGTCACCGCCGCGGGTCATCATCGACATCGGTCCGAACACCGCCGTCCGCGCAGCGTTCCCGATCCGTTTCGCCTGCCCGCGAAGCGACTGGGCCGTCTCGAGGGCCAGTCCCATCACCTCCGGCGTGTCGAACAGTCGCAGGGTATGGCCGGTCGGCGCGGTGTCGAAGACGACGGTCTCCCACTCGCCCGAGTCGACGTACTCGACCAGCAGATCCAGCGCCGCGATCTCGTCGCTGCCGGCCGGCGCGCCCGTCGCGAAGAGCCGCTCGACCTCCTCGTTCGAGAGGCTGATCCCGGCGCTCCGGAGGTCGGCGGCCAGCGCCCGCGCCAGTTTCTCGTAGCGCTCCCGCTGACTCTCGGGGTCGATCTCGACCGCCCACAGGCGTCCCGATTCGTCCGGGTCGCTCTCGAGCGCCGAGCGGATCTCGAGTTCGGTCGGTTCGGAGCCGAGATCCGTCTCGAACGAGTCGGCCAGGGAGTGGGCCGGGTCGGTCGAGACGACGAGCGTCTCCCGACCGGCGGCGGCCAGCGAGAGCCCCGTCGCGGCCGCGCAGGTCGTCTTGCCGACGCCGCCCTTGCCGCCGTAGAAGATGCAGTCGGTCACGGACACGTGTACGACAGCGACGATAGTAAACGGCTACCCGGCAAACCGAGTCGAGACGCGGTCGGCAGCGCGCGGAAGCGGACGGCGGCCGGTCAGATGTCGACGCGATCGAACCGATAGAGCGCGACGGCGATCGGGATGGCGATCCAGAACAGCAAGATCAGGAACGAGAACCAGTCTTGCAGGTAGAACGGCAACTCACCGCCGAACATCTGTTCGTCGACCAGGGCCTGCTGCTCGAGCGCGTCGACGTTCGTGAGCAGGGTCAGGCCCCTGTTGTAGGCCTCGCCGGGATCGAGATTGAGGATGAAGTACGTCCAGTCCGCCGGCCGCGTCTGTGAGAACGACCGTCCCTGTATCTCTATCGTGTACGTGACGGTATCGAAGAAGAGGATGTCGCGCTGCCCGAGCAACATGAAGACGCGCTCGAGGCTGTTCCAGACGCCGTAGAACAGGACGAAGATGCCACCCATTGCGGCACCGGCCATGGTCGTCGAGCGCGTCAGCGACGAGAGCGCGACGGCGATGCTCGTGTAGGCGACGCCGTAGACGATCGACATCACGAGCAGTCCGACGTAGTCGGCGATACTGAAGCCGCCGAGCAACGCGGCGACGACGACGGCTGCGAGCGCGAACCCCACGGTCAGCGACAGCGACAGCACGGCAGACCGACCGAGCAGCTTTCCGAGCAACACGTCCGTTCGCGAGTGGGGCAGCGACAGGAGGATCTTGATGCTCCCGGACTCGCGTTCGCCCGCGATCGACTTCCAGCCCAGCACCAGCGCGATCAGCGGGACGACGAGTTTCGTAATTTGACTGACGAAGAGGACGAGCATGTCCGTCGTCGCCCCCTGTGCGGCGATATCCTCGCCGAAGTACGAGAGGGCGCCGGTCACGATGACGAGCAGCGCGAAGAAGAAGATGCTCAGCCCCCAGAACAGCCACGAGCGAACGGCGTCCTGAAAGTCCTTCTTCGCGACTGCGCGGACGCTCTCGGGGTTGATCGCGCTCGAGGGCGAGCCGCCGCCCGCCGAGTCGGTCGCGGTGCCCGTTTCGGTACTCATCGCGCGTGCACCTCCGCGTCCGTGGTGTACGACTGGAAGACGTCCTCGAGCGACGCCTCGGTCGTCTCGAAGTCGTTCACGTCGATGCCGCGGTCCTCGAGCGCGGAGAGGACGGCGGTCTTCGAGCCGTCGACCGCGACGACGACCGTCGGCGGGTTCTGGCCCTCGACGGTGACGTTGCCGACGTCGGGTAGCGACCGGACCGCCTGCAGGGCGTCGTCGTCGATCCGATCGACGGTGACGCGAAGCGTCGTGCCGCCCTCGACGGAGTCGCGCAGTCCCGCGACGGAGTCGACGGCGACCATCTGGCCGTCCCGAAGGATGCCGACGCGGTCGCAGACCGACTCGACTTGCTCCATGATGTGACTCGAGAAGAAGACGGTCGCGCCCCGCTCGTTCTCCTCGCGGACGATCTCGCGCATCTCGCGGGCACCGTTGGGATCGAGGCCGGTCGAGGGCTCGTCCAGAATGAGCAGGTCGGGCTCGCCGACCAGCGCCATCGCGAGCATGAGCCGCTGGGACATCCCCTTCGAGTAGCCGCCGGTCTTCTTGTCGATCGCGTCGGCCAGGCCGACGCGCTCGAGCAGGGCCTCGGGGTCCTCGTCGGCGTTTTTGGAGTCGATCGCGAACTCGAGGTGCTGGCGAGCGGTCAGGCGGTCGTAGGTCTCGACGCCCTCGGGCAGGACGCCGGTCCGTTTCCGGATGTCCCGGCTGTGTTGCTGGGCGTCCATTCCGAGGACGCTGACCTCGCCCGACGTCGGGCGGGCGAAATCGAGGATGATGTTGATCGTCGTCGACTTGCCGGCACCGTTCGGACCGAGGAAGCCGAACACCTCGCCCTCTTCGACCCGAAACGAGAGGTCCTCGAGCGCGAGGGTCTGACCGAACGACTTGGTCAGATCGTCGACCGTAATAGCGGGCATGTCCGTGTGCTCGCAGCGTTTCCCGATAAGGGTTGTGACATGCACAGTACAGCTGCACGGTACGGCTGTACCCATCGATTGATGTACGCTGCATGCCGACGAACGCGTTATTTCGATCTACCGACGGTCGAAGAAATGGGTGCCTAGATCGGCTCGTCGGGCTCGTACCGCTCGGCAGTTCTATCGACCTCGTCGGCGTACCGCTCGCGGGTCTCCTCGTCCGGAACCGGCTCGAGTT from Natrinema salaciae includes the following:
- a CDS encoding metallophosphoesterase translates to MNIGIVSDTHDNAEATERATEIFREEGVEIVVHCGDFVAPLIVPSFDEFELHGVLGNNDGDAANLQAAFDSLGGESRLHGRFADLEFDGLSIAALHGESRAEVEAIAAGETYDFVCYGHHHERELSEDGRTTVLNPGAHFLAKSEADRTVAILDTRTESVRFRSVLE
- a CDS encoding tryptophan--tRNA ligase, whose product is MTEPNEPTDSTARTESNPSAGQFTVTPAAVEGEIDYEKLLERFGADPLTDGQIARFPDHPLLRRRTFYAGRDVDRYLEAAAAGDPHAIVTGRGPSGPMHLGHVLPLYLAKRFQRVTGATVYLPLSDDEKFLAKDQSFDAIGEHTRDNLRDILAVGFDPDRTQIVVDTADADVIYPIAVRLAKHLTPATVDAVYGDQDTVGLQFYPAVQATHLLLPQLVAGRQPTLVPIAVDQDPHVRVCRDVAAREALPVEKPGALLGRFLPSLEGPGKMSSSGDAPSIELTADPETVAETIRTHAYTGGRATLADHRENGGDPTVDVPFQYLRYFFEPDDAALERIAADYRSGELLSGELKEIAIDRITEFLSEHQHRRGELGSLEAELEPFRLPERERRRALERAGVPSPLER
- the rio1 gene encoding serine/threonine-protein kinase Rio1, with the translated sequence MGQGTEFGLVDLDEAETPGDEWEEIDVSDTEADRIARKRDREFEQFEERIKDADQFKVEQSVFDDATFAALYKLVQDGHVEAFGGPLSTGKEANVYHALGDDREVAVKIYRINASNFQQMREYLEGDPRFEGLGGKKKDVVLAWTKKELANLRRAKVAGVRVPEPIATERNVLVMEYIGTEDGRAKRLGEVQIENPRTAYEVMREYMRRLYSAGLIHGDLSEYNVVFDETEGQLVVIDLGQAVTVHHPNSRSFLERDCRNVAGFFSRQGLEVTEDDLLEFVTSPEPDPSRE
- a CDS encoding 2Fe-2S iron-sulfur cluster-binding protein, translating into MTRYDVTLEWTDGPTRTVAVAEDETVLEAAQRAGVRLPYDCREGTCITCVGRLLALGDGNAEPDDSGTGQPPDVADGFTYRRPPQALTDEERADGYVLLCIASPRADCRIEVGPRVRAEVGDSPWA
- a CDS encoding selenium-binding protein SBP56-related protein; protein product: MSDASTGSDAEPDHDHEHHHEGPGYATPQAAIEEGGREKLAYVMSLYVGTDVDAPDFVAVVDLDPESDTYCEIVDRIELPNRGDELHHFGWNACSSSCHMEGLERRHLIVPGQRSSRIHVIDAQDRRNPELETVIEPEEVFEYDLSAPHTVHCIPDGEILISMLGDADGELPGGFLELNENFEIEGRWEPPGEIEMNYDYWYQPRQNVMVSSEWAAPKTYYPGFDLEDVEAGNYGRKLHFWDWEDGTVEQTIDLGEEGLIPLEVRFLHTPESTHGFVGAALSSNIFHFWHDENANGGQGAYRAEKVIDFESREHPDWDMPVPGLTTDILISMDDRYLFGSNWLHGDLWMYDISDPANPRRADSLSVGGTFGEVQEVQGRELNAGPQMIQLSLDGERLYWTTSLFSSWDEQFYPEEGEQGSVMLKADVDPRAGTLELDEDFLVDWGECPAGPARAHEIRWPDGDCTSDVWQ
- a CDS encoding 2Fe-2S iron-sulfur cluster-binding protein produces the protein MTSHDVTLEWPDGRARTIAVREDETVIEAAERTDTALPYGCLTGACGTCTGRLLSADATEPMDGEADGAGSDGKRGAGAIAVDAAFAYRRRPRALKDRHRKDGYVLLCIASPRTDCRVAVGSSVHTELVENPWK
- the ligA gene encoding NAD-dependent DNA ligase LigA, with the translated sequence MPVADENADEDNPYLRDPPTDFEPVEELSEAEAERRVEQLRAAIREHDRRYYVESEPVIADRTYDALFARLRELEDAFELTHPDSPTRAVGGEPIEEFETVEHVAPMLSIDQSGEVEDVREFADRVQREVGDVRYVCEPKFDGVSMEFVYEDGRLERAVTRGDGREGDDVTANARTIGSVPQRLHGDSPDFLAVRGEVYMPKDAFQKHNRERIERGEEPFANPRNATAGTIRQLDPAVVADRPLDVFFFDVLEASDLEDSHRAELERFPDWGLRVNDRVEVVGESADWSSAAESSGDESRDPIDGAIDYRDRLLEVRDDLDYEIDGVVIKVDDREAREELGRTARHDRWAFAYKFPARAEVTPIVDVAVQVGRTGRLTPVALLEPVDVGGVTVSRASLHNPEEIAAKNVNVGDTVRVQRAGDVIPYVEEVVEKNSEGHYDLPDACPVCDSPVERDGPMAFCTGGLGCDAQLRRSIEYYAGDDGLDLEGLGEESVRQLVDADLLASVADLYELDRADLTDLEGWGETSAANLLAEIEASREPPLPAFLSALGVPHVGPTTARELAREFGTFEAFREAAEADPERLEGVDDVGETVAETIHEFFTSEANAEVVDDVLEHVTPQHVEMDTGDELEGLTFVFTGSLEGLTRGDAQELVEAHGANATSSVSGNTDYLVAGDDPGATKRADAEDNDVPIVDEDAFDALLEERGIDSD
- a CDS encoding multidrug transporter, which encodes MAFSIARDSSLVTAIGLAVALVAIVGTQVFGWEWGSGQLVPTAIGVGVAVIAIFVVLARRG
- a CDS encoding GNAT family N-acetyltransferase, whose protein sequence is MSLFPVEMESERLRYERVHPDDFDPFELYEHVRAGAPGIDEITEYVTWDPYEHPKEAFDVVDRFGDGFEANEKATYAVRPKDGDRAGELAGFAGLDPHWDRRQAILGVWFRKPFWGRGYSGERAGRLLELAFDRLELEVVTVTHDPANENSRRAIERYVDRFGGRKEGRLRNDIIIDGQPRDSVRYSITREEWAANR
- a CDS encoding ArsA family ATPase encodes the protein MTDCIFYGGKGGVGKTTCAAATGLSLAAAGRETLVVSTDPAHSLADSFETDLGSEPTELEIRSALESDPDESGRLWAVEIDPESQRERYEKLARALAADLRSAGISLSNEEVERLFATGAPAGSDEIAALDLLVEYVDSGEWETVVFDTAPTGHTLRLFDTPEVMGLALETAQSLRGQAKRIGNAARTAVFGPMSMMTRGGDDEDESLAAFRARLERARDLLTDPERTAFRVVLLPEGMAIAESERLVDRLREADVRVDRLVVNRVFEDPEDDCPRCLSRHERHVTRVAEIRDTFPDREIVTLPERDGEVQGLAALREIADRLPADR